In Mytilus edulis chromosome 6, xbMytEdul2.2, whole genome shotgun sequence, the following proteins share a genomic window:
- the LOC139528642 gene encoding flotillin-2-like — translation MGNIQTVGPNQAMVISGGCCGGNSRKLIVGGWGWAWCLVTDVQSISLEVMTLNPVCESVETSEGVPVTVTGVAQVKVMRDTSFLEKACEQFLGKTVKEVERVILQTLEGHLRAILGTLSVEAIYQDRDQFAQLVREVASPDVCKMGIEIMSFTIKDIYDNVEYLASLGRAQTANVKRDADIGVAEANRDAGIREAECDKTKMDTKFSADAKIADASRNYKMQKADFDQEVNARKAEAELAYELQAAKEKQKIRAEEIEIEVVERRKLIDVEEKEILRKEKELIATVKRPAEAHAYKMELIAEGTRTQTVEQARAEAEKIRLIGASEAEAIEAVGKAEAEKMRLKASAYKQYGEAAMLSLVLETLPKVAAEVSAPLSKTDEIVLVGDDRTTSEVSKLVSQLPPAVQALTGVDLSKILSKVPGATS, via the exons ATGGGCAACATACAAACTGTTGGTCCAAATCAGGCCATGGTTATATCTG GTGGATGTTGTGGGGGTAATTCCAGAAAACTTATTGTTGGAGGATGGGGTTGGGCTTGGTGTCTTGTCACAGATGTACAGAG caTCTCACTAGAGGTTATGACCTTGAACCCAGTTTGTGAAAGTGTAGAAACATCTGAAGGTGTACCTGTGACAGTAACTGGTGTAGCTCAGGTCAAGGTCATGAGAGACACATCATTCTTAGAGAAGGCATGTGAACAGTTTCTGGGTAAAACTGTCAAGGAAGTAGAAAGAGTTATTTTACAAACTTTAGAAGGTCATCTCAGGGCTATTCTGG GTACCCTTAGTGTAGAGGCAATCTATCAGGACAGAGACCAGTTTGCTCAACTTGTAAGAGAAGTTGCTTCCCCTGATGTGTGTAAGATGGGTATAGAAATTATGAGTTTCACAATCAAAGATATTTATGACAATGTTGAATACTTAGCCTCATTAGGACGAGCACAGACTGCTAATGTTAAAAGAGATGCTGATATTGGTGTTGCTGAGGCTAATAGAGATGCTGGAATCAGG GAAGCAGAATgtgacaaaacaaaaatggacaCCAAATTTTCAGCAGATGCTAAGATTGCTGATGCCTCACGTAATTACAAGATGCAGAAAGCTGACTTTGATCAAGAAGTCAATGCAAGA AAAGCTGAGGCTGAATTAGCCTATGAACTGCAAGCAGccaaagaaaaacagaaaatcaGGGCTGAAGAAATAGAAATTGAAGTAGTAGAGAGAAGGAAATTAATTGATGTTGAAGAAAAAGAAATTCTGAGAAAAGAGAAGGAATTAATAGCTACTGTTAAACGACCTGCTGAAGCACATGCTTATAAGATGGAGTTGATTGCTGAGGGAACAAG GACACAGACAGTTGAGCAGGCCAGAGCTGAGGCTGAAAAGATTCGATTGATAGGTGCATCAGAAGCCGAAGCTATTGAAGCTGTAGGGAAGGCCGAAGCAGAAAAAATGAGACTGAAAGCTTCAGCTTACAAACAGTATGGAGAGGCAGCCATGTTGTCTTTGGTCTTGGAAACCCTTCCAAAG GTTGCTGCAGAAGTATCAGCTCCATTATCAAAGACAGATGAGATTGTTTTGGTTGGAGATGATAGAACAACAAGTGAAGTCAGCAAATTGGTTAGTCAGCTCCCACCGGCAGTCCAGGCTCTTACTGGGGTAGATCTCTCTAAG attttatcaaaggtaccaggagcTACTTCTTAG